Part of the Sinorhizobium terangae genome is shown below.
CCCGGTCCGGAGCCGACGATCTTGTCGTCGACCTCGCCGATCGCCGCCTTGTCCTTGCCGTCATAGTCCAGGTTCTTGAGTATGTGGCGGATCAGATTGATCCGGGCACGGCGCTTGTCGTTGCCGCGGATGACCGTCCAAGGGGCATGGTCGGTGTGCGTTTCCTTCAGCATCCGATCGCGTTTTTCGGTATAGTCGTCCCACTTGTTCAGTGCCGCGATGTCCATCGGCGATAACTTCCAGATCTTCAGGGGATCATGCCGGCGATCATGGAATCGCTTCAACTGCATCTCGCGGCCGATATTGATCCAGAATTTGAAGAGATGGATGCCGTCATGGGCAATCATTTTCTCGAAGCGGGGAGCCTGCTTGAGGAAATGCTCGTACTGCTCGGGTGTGCAGAAGCCCATGACCGGTTCCACACCGGCGCGGTTGTACCAGGAGCGATCGAAGAGCACGAATTCGCCCGCCGTCGGAAAGGTCGCGACGTAGCGCTGGAAATACCATTGACCGCGCTCGGTCTCTGTCGGTTTGGTGAGCGCGACGATGCGGGCGGAACGCGGGTTCATATAGGCCATCGTCGCGTGGATGGCGCCACCCTTGCCGGCCGCGTCGCGTCCCTCGAAAAGCGCCATCACCCGCTTGCCGGTCGCCTGCATCCAGAACTGGACCTTGACGAGTTCGATCTGCAGTTTGGTCAGCGTTTCTTCGTACTCGTCCTCTTCGAGCTTCTTCTTGTAAGGGTAGTCATCGGACGAGAAGGCCTCGTCATCGATCCACTTCGGCAATTCCGGGTTGTCGATATCAAAGACGCGGGTCTTGCCGCCGATTCGCAATTCGACCGCCCGGCTGCCCGGTTTGGCCTCGGCTGCCGCTGTTTCTGCTGCCATTTGCTTTGCCTCCCGCTGATGCTCGATTTCCTCGGAAGAGGCCATAATTGCATTGCGGATTCAAGCATGTCGTGAAAATCATGTCATGAAGCAGCGCTATCTCTCTGCTTTCGCGGCATCGTGAGCAGGGGGAACGGCAATTGAGTCATGAGGATGTTGTGTTGGACGACGCAAAGGTGTTCTGGCGAACGCTGCTGCCGAAGCTGAAGGCGGAACGGTGGGTTCTCGGCCTTTCGGTCCTCATCGCCGTTCTCGCCACGCTCGCCGGTATTCATATCCTCGCCGTGCTGCCGTTCTGGATCGTGCTTGCCGCCGCACTGCTCAATCGCAGCGTGCCGTCGGTGCCGCCGGCACCAGTAAGGGTCGTTGCCGCCGAGAAGGGAAGCGACCCGCTGGTTCCGGCGCTGAACGCGCTCGATATGCCGGTGCTCGTGGTCGCCGCGGATGAGACCGTGGTGTTTCAGAACAGCGCTGCCGAGAAGGCTTTCGGCATGATCCCCCCGAACAGCGACCTTTCCGCGCGCGTCCGTTCCCCGGGCATCCTCGATATGGTGCGCGAGACAATCGCCACCGGCAAGATCAACCAGATCGAACACACCGAGAGACTGCCGTCGGATGCCGTCTATGTTGTGAGGGTCGCGCCCGCCGAGATTGGAACCGACGCTTCGAGCCGGCGTATCTTCCTGCTGACCTATCGCGACATTTCACAGGCCCGCCGGATCGACCGGATGCGCTCGGATTTCGTCGCCAATGCCAGCCACGAGTTGCGCACGCCGCTCGCCTCTCTCCGCGGTTTCATCGAAACGCTGCAGGGGCCGGCGCGCAACGATCCGAAGGCGCAGGAGAAGTTTTTCGTCATCATGCACGAGCAGGTCACCCGCATGAGCCGGCTCGTCGACGATCTTTTGTCGCTCTCCAGGCTCGAACTGAAGTCGCATCTTGCCCCGGAAGACAGGATCGATCTGGCGCCGCTGCTCGGGCACGTGCGCGACAGCCTGCTGCCGCTCGCAACCGAGCTCGACGTGGCGATTTCGCTCGACGTTCCGGATGCACCGGTCTTCGTCCGCGGAGATCGCGACGAGTTGATCGAGGTTTTCGAGAACTTGATCGAGAATGGCTGCAAATACGGCCAGGAGGGCAAGAAGGTCGAGGTGCGTCTCGTAGCCGGCGAGGGCGAGCAGGCCGAAGTGACCGTCACCGACCACGGCCCGGGCATCCCGGCCGAGCATGTACCCAGAATTACCGAACGTTTCTATCGGGTTAATGTCGAGGCGAGCCGTTCCAAGAAAGGCACCGGTCTTGGGCTTGCGATCGTCAAGCATATTCTCACGCGTCACCGCGCCCGTCTTCTTGTCCATTCGGAGGTCGGCAAGGGCACGATCTTCACGGTCCGCTTCTGACACAAAACGTCGTCGCCGCATCGCGGAATTCGGAATAAAGCAGCTTCTTCAACGACATAGGCTGTCATAAATGTTTCATCGAACTGACATAAAAGATGTGGCCATCGGCGGCTAACAAGGGGCAGCCGATCATACGGCGAAGAGAGCGCTGCAACCGAAGCGCACCAACACAAGCCCATTCCGGGAGAACATTATGAAAGCTCTTAAACTCACTGTAGCGGCCCTGGTCGCCTCGGCCGCATTCGCGGGCGCCGCAGCGGCTCGCGACCAGATCCAGGTCGCCGGCTCCTCGACCGTTCTTCCCTACGCAAAGATCGTCGCTGAAAGCTTCGGCGAAGCCTTTCCGGACTTCAAGACCCCGGTCGTCGAATCCGGCGGCTCCGGCGCCGGTCTGAAGGAATTCTGCAAGGGCGTCGGCGAAGACACGATCGACATCGCCAACTCCTCGCGCAAGATCAAGGACAGCGAAATCGAGGCCTGCAAGGCAGCCGGCGTGACCGAAATCCAGGAAGTCAAGATCGGTTATGACGGCATCGTGTTCGCGACCGACGCTGGCAACGCCGATCTCGCCCTGAAGCCGGAACACCTCTACAAGGCTCTGGCCGCTGAAGTCGTCGTCGACGGCAAGCTCGTCGCCAACCCCTACAAGAAGTGGTCGGAAATCGACGCTTCGCTTCCGGACGCCGAAATCGCCGCCTATATCCCGGGCCAGAAGCACGGCACGCGCGAAGTCTTCGAAGAGAAGATCCTCAACGAAGGCTGCAAGGAATCGGGCGCCCAGGACGTCATCAAGGCTGCCGTCAGCGATGCCAAGGAACAGCTCGCCAAGTGCGTCGCTGTTCGCAAGGACGGCATGGCTGTCGACATCGACGGCGACTACACCGAAACGCTTGCCCGTATCGCGTCCAACAAGACCGGTATCGGCGTATTCGGCCTTTCGTTCTATGAAAACAACGCCGACAAGCTGAAGGTTGCGACCGTCAACGGCGTCGTTCCCTCGACCGAAACGATCGCTTCGGGTGAGTACCCGGTTTCCCGCCCGCTGTTCTTCTACGTGAAGAAGGCGCACATGGGTGTGGTCCCGGGTCTCAAGGAATATGTCGAATTCTTCATCGACGACCAGATGATCGGCCCCGACAGCCCGCTCGCTGAGTACGGCCTCGTTTCCGCTCCGGACGCCGAGCGCGAAGAAATTCGCAAGTCCTTCGAAGCTGGCAACATGCTCTGATTATAAAGACGCACCCCGGCGCGACTCGTTGTTGCGCCGGGGTGTGTGTTCATTCGATATTGCCGGTGGCTTGGCATGGCCTTTACCAGGGAGACGTGCCGATGAGTACTTCGCTCCTACTTTTGTTGATTGTTTTGATTGGTTTCATTGCTTATTTTGCCGGTCGTGCGCGCTCGCTCGCGCGGTCGGGCGGCAAGCTCTCGAACCTGCATTCCCTGCCTGGCTACCACGGCAGCTACGTCGCCATATGGGCCATGTTGCCCGCTGTACTCGTGCTGGCCGCATGGCTGGTCGCCTCGCCGATCTACGTCGATGCAAGCGTCCGCTCGGCTCTTCCCGATTCTGTGCAGAGCCAGGGTGAGGCGAATACCCAGCTCGCGCTCGGCCAGGTCAAGTCCGTTGCCGTGGGTCTCAGCCGCTTGAGCCCTGCTGAACTTACAGCGGTTGAAAATGGTAGTGCCAACCTTCGTGAGGCGCTCGCGGCCAAGGGCGTGCCGCTTGCCGGCGAAGGCGAGCCGTATATGATCGAGGCGGCGCAGCAGTTCAACGAAATGCGTTACTACAGCCGTTGGCTGATGAGCGCGGTCGTGGTTCTGATTGCCGTTGCCGGCGCTCTCTACGCGATCCGCAATGTCTCGACGCGTTTCCGTGCCCGCAACCAGGTGGAGCGGGTCATGCTGGGCGGGCTCGTCGTTGCCTCGTCCATCGCCATCCTGACGACGATCGGCATCGTCGGTTCGATGCTGTCGGAGGCCGGCCGGTTCTTCAGCATGGTATCGCCCGTCGAGTTTTTCTTCGGCACCGTCTGGGATCCGCGTTTCGCCGCGGCCGGCAATTCCGGTGCCTCGGGCCAGTTCGGTCTGCTGCCGCTGCTCGCCGGCACGCTCTACATTGCTTTCGTCGCCATGCTTTTCGCCGTGCCGATCGGCCTTTTCGCGGCGATCTACATGGCCGAATACGCCAGCCCGCGGCTGCGTTCGACCGCCAAACCGCTCCTCGAGGTGCTCGCCGGCATCCCGACGATCGTCTACGGCTTCTTCGCACTCGTGACGGTCGGTCCATTCCTGCGCGATATCTCGGCGCAATTGAGCGGTCTCATCACCGGCAGCTACCAGAACTTCATTCAGGCACAGAGCGTCATCACGGCCGGCATCGTCATGGGCATCATGCTCATCCCGTTCGTCTCCTCCTTGTCCGACGACATCATCACCCAGGTGCCGCGGGCGCTGCGCGATGGCTCTCTTGGCCTTGGTGCCACGCGTTCGGAGACGGTGAAGAAGGTCATCCTGCCGGCCGCACTGCCCGGCATCGTCGGCGCACTGTTGCTGACGGCCTCGCGAGCGGTCGGTGAAACGATGATCGTCGTGCTTGCCGCCGGCGTGGCAGCGCGCATGCAATTCAGCCCCTTCGAGCCGATGACGACGGTGACGGTCAAGATCGTCAATCAGTTGACGGGCGACCTGGAGTTCACGTCGCCGCAGACGCTGGTCGCCTTCGCGCTCGGCATCACGCTGTTCGTCATCACGCTCTGCCTCAACATCTACGCGCTCTACATCGTGCGCAAATACCGGGAACAGTACGAATGACCGAGCTTGCCACCTCCACGGTAAGGGTCTCCACCCGTCCCGCCGAAACACGCCGCGATATCGGTATCAAGCGCCGTTATGCGGCGGAGCGGCGCTTCCGCGCCTACGGCATCACCGCGATCACCCTTGGCCTCCTGTTTCTGGCGATCCTCATCTCGACAGTCGTCTCCAACGGTTACACCGCCTTCCTGCAGACGACGATCACGCTGCCGATCGAATTCTCCGAGAACGTGATCGATCCGAAGAACGAGCGCGCCACCGATCCCAAGGCGCTGATGACCGCAAACTATCCTCTGCTCGTACGCAATGCTCTCGTGAAGCAGCTCGGCCTCGACCCGACGAAGCGGCCGCTGCTCAAGCAGGCGACGGACATGATCTCGCCCAGCGCGCGCATGCAGCTGCGCAACATGGTCGTTGCTGATCCGTCGCTGATCGGCAAGACCGTGCCGGTCACGCTCCTTGCAGAGGCGAATATCGACTCCGCTTTCAAGGGGCAGATCGACCTGTCGGTGGATGAGGGCAGGCGCAAGGTCAAGGATCAGCAGGTCGCCTGGATGAACCAGCTTGCCGATGCCGGCGTGCTCAAGAAGAGCTTCAACACCGGTATCTTCACCTTTGGCGCGTCGAGCCGTCCGGAAGCGGCGGGTGTCGGCGTCGCGCTTGTCGGCTCGCTCTACATGATGCTGATCGTGCTGGTCCTGGCGCTGCCGATCGGTGTTGCCGCCTCGATCTATCTCGAGGAGTTCGCGCCGAAGAACCGCCTTACGGATCTGATCGAAGTCAACATCAACAATCTCGCCGCCGTGCCGTCGATCGTTTACGGCCTTCTCGGTCTTGCCGTATTCGTCAACTTCGCCGGCATGCCGCGTTCGGCGGCCCTCGTCGGCGGCTTCGTGCTGACGCTGATGACGCTGCCGACAATCATCATCGCCACCCGTGCGGCGTTGAAGGCGGTGCCGCCGTCGATCCGTTCCGCGGCACTGGGTCTCGGCGCATCGAGGATGCAGACGATCTTCCACCATGTGCTGCCGCTCGCCATGCCGGGCATTCTAACTGGTACGATCATCGGCCTTGCGCATGCGCTTGGCGAAACGGCGCCGCTGCTCCTGATCGGCATGGTGGCCTTCGTCGTCGACTATCCCGGTTCGCCGCTGGAGCCCTCCACGGCACTGCCGGTGCAGATCTACATGTGGGCAAATGAGCCGGAACGCGCTTTTGTGGAGCGGACCTCGGGAGCGATCATCATTCTCCTGATCTTCCTTGTGATCATGAACCTGGGCGCAATTCTCTTGCGGCGTCGCTTTGAGCGTCGCTGGTAGTGGGGTAAGGACTATGAACATGATGTCGGAAGCTGCAGTGGAAAAAGTTCTGGACCTGAAAATGAACACGGTACCCTACAAGATGATCGGCAAGGATGTGTCGGTCTATTACGGCGAGAAGCGCGCGCTCTTCGACGTCAATCTCAATATCCGTGAAAACACCGTGACAGCCTTGATCGGTCCGTCGGGCTGCGGCAAGTCGACGTTTCTGCGCACGCTGAACCGTATGAACGACACGATCGAGAACTGCCGCGTGACCGGCAAGATCACGCTCGACGAGGACGACATTTACGATCCGTCGATCGACGTCGTGGAACTGCGGGCCCGTGTCGGCATGGTGTTCCAGAAACCGAACCCGTTCCCGAAGTCGATCTACGAGAACGTCGTCTACGGTCCTCGTATTCATGGCCTCGCTCGCACCAAGGCTGAGTTCGACGAGATCGTCGAAACGAGCCTGCAAAGGGCCGGTCTTTTCAACGAGGTCAAGGATCGCCTGCACGAGCCGGGTACAGGCCTTTCCGGTGGCCAGCAGCAGCGTCTCTGTATTGCGCGCGCCGTTGCCGTCAGCCCCGAGGTGATCCTGATGGACGAGCCCTGTTCGGCACTCGATCCGATCGCTACCGCGAAGGTCGAGGAACTCATTCACGAACTTCGCGCGAACTTCACGATCGTCATCGTGACGCACTCGATGCAGCAGGCCGCGCGCGTCTCGCAGCGCACCGCCATGTTCCACCTCGGCAATCTCGTCGAGGAGAACGATACCGATAAGATGTTCACCAATCCGGATGACCAGCGCACGCAGGACTACATCATGGGTCGGTTTGGCTAAGCCAGGCGACCAGGGCAATTCCAGGAAGAGCGCGCAACGGTTCTCCTCTGGATTTGTGTAAGTTCAAGGAGTTAGGTCATTTCAGCGTTTCGACGGAGCATGAAATGATCTGGTCAACGGGTTTGCGAGTTCGAGGAACGAAACATGTCACCTACACACATCACGTCGGCGTTTGACGACGAGCTGAAATATCTGACGCGCCGCGTCTCGGAAATGGGAGGGCTTGCCGAGCAGATGGTGGCCGATTCCGTCCGGGCGCTCGTGAATTCCGACCTGGCGCTGGCGCAGAAGGTGATTTCCGACGACGCGATCCTTGACGATGCCGAGCGCCAGATCGGCGACAAGGCGATCGTCACCATCGCCAAGCGTCAGCCTATGGCCTCGGATCTCCGCGAGATCATGGGGTCGATCCGTATCGCCGCCGATCTGGAACGTGTCGGCGATCTAGGCAAGAACACCGCCAAGCGCGTGATCGCGGTCGCCGGATCCGGCATTCCGCGCAAGCTCGCCCGTGGCCTGGAGCACCTGGCGGAACTGGCCTTGGTTCAGCTCAAGGAGGTGCTCGACGTCTATGCCTCCCGCTCGCCGGAAAAGGCAAACAGCATCCGCGAGCGCGACGAGGAGATCGACGCGATCTACACGTCGCTTTTCCGCGAACTGCTCACCTATATGATGGAAGATCCGCGCAACATCACGCCGTGCACGCATCTTCTCTTCTGTGCCAAGAACATTGAGCGTATCGGCGACCACGCGACCAACATTGCCGAAACGATCTACTACATGGCAACGGGCGCCCAGCCGCAGGGCGAGCGGCCGAAGGACGACACGACGTCCACGCTAGGCTCTGTGACGGACTAGAGCGCCCGACAGCCGTATGCCCTAGTGCATGCGTTGATCTTATACCGGTCGCGGTTTTTCGCGGCCCATACTGTGCCGCGGTGGCATGATGGCACCCGCGCGTAGGAAGGAGCATGACCGAATGTTGCCGAAGATAGCCGTAGTCGAGGACGAGGAGGCGCTGAGCGTCCTCCTGCGCTACAATCTCGAGGCCGAAGGTTTCGACGTCGATACGATCTTGCGTGGAGACGAGGCCGAGATCCGCCTTCAGGAGCGCTTGCCCGATCTCCTGATCCTCGACTGGATGCTGCCCGGGGTTTCCGGCATCGAACTCTGCCGCCGGCTGCGGCAGAGGCCGGAAACGGAGCGCCTGCCGATCATCATGCTGACCGCGCGGGGCGAGGAAAGCGAACGCGTTCGCGGGCTTGCCACCGGCGCGGACGACTATGTCGTCAAACCGTTTTCGACGCCGGAACTGATGGCGAGAGTGAAGGCAATGCTCAGGCGGGCCAAGCCCGAGGTGCTTTCGACGCTGTTGCGCTGCGGCGACATCGAACTCGATCGCGAGACGCACCGTGTCCACAGGCGCAGCCGTGAAGTCCGGCTCGGACCGACGGAGTTCCGGCTCCTGGAGTTCCTGATGTCCTCGCCGGGGCGCGTCTTCTCCCGTTCGCAGCTTCTCGACGGCGTGTGGGGACATGACATCTATGTCGACGAGCGCACCGTGGACGTGCATGTCGGCCGCCTTCGCAAGGCGTTGAACTTCTCCAACATGCCCGATGTCATCCGCACCGTACGCGGCGCCGGCTATTCACTGGAAAGCTGAGGCCACCCGCCCGCTTCCACAGGCATCAAAAAAGGGGCGTCACCGCCCCTTTTTCAATTATGTTTGCTCGCGGTCGGTCAGCGCATGCGCCGGCGCTCGGCGGAAGGCTGATAGGCGAGCCGCGTGTGATAGCTGCAATAGGGCGACGATTCCGGCGAGTCGTTGCCGCAGAAATGGAACTCTTCCTTCAGCGGGTCGCCGATCGGCCACTTGCAGGTGCGCTCCGTGAGCTCCGTCAGGCCGAGGCGCCGCGACATCGGGATGACGACGTTCGGTGCGAGTTCGATGTCCTGGTCGGCGACGAGATCGACTTCGACCTCTTCCTTCAGCACGGTCGCGCCGGCGGTGCGGGTGACGGTGCGGGTGGCGACCCGCGCGGCATAGTTCGGTGCCCGGGGAGCGGACGTGGTGCGCTTCGGACGCGCGGCAGTGGTCGTGCCACCCGCCTTCGCGCGGCCCGGCAGGCTCAACCGGTGAACCTTGCCGATCACGGCGTTGCGGCTGACGCCACCCAGTTGCGCTGCGATCTGGCTGGCGCTCAGGCCCTCGGACCACAGCTTCTTCAGTTTCTCCACCCGCTCGTCAGTCCAGTTCATTTCTGCACTCCCCGTTCTCGGCGTTGGATGGCAGAATCCATCACCCAGCTCCGGAAAAAAGTCCGGAGCTGCAACGCGATAACTCTTTTGGTGACTAGGTCCGCCGCATGCGTCTAGTAATTGAATATTAACCTACTGGCAGGGTGACTCCGTGGCAAGAGTCGCGGGAATCGCGCCGAATCGATTTCGGAGTTTTCCCCAACTTGCTGGCTGGCCGTTGCATTTTTGCAAGCCCCTGCGGCACGTTTTTTCGCACGTCGGAATCCGGGCATTCAAGCGCGCTGCAAGCCTTGGTTTTGTTGACATTGCGGTGCGAAATGGGAATAGTGCCTGCGCCGCCGAAAGGCGGCATTTTTGATTTTTATTGGGCACGATCGCCCGATATCGATGCCAACAGGACGGAAGGAGAAGTTCGCCATGGCCGCAACAACGCCGCTCTACGACACCTATATGCGCGCGCCGTTGCGTTTCGAGCGAGGCGAAGGCGTGTGGCTCATTGCCGAGGACGGCTCGCGCTATCTCGATTTTGCCGCCGGCGTCGCCGTGAATGCGCTTGGCCATGCCCATCCGCACCTGGTCGAGGCGCTGAAGTCGCAGGCGGACAAGGTCTGGCATCTTTCCAACCTCTACGAAATTCCGGGCCAGGAAAGCCTGGCGCGCCGGCTGACGGCAGTGACATTCGCGGATCGCGTGTTCTTCACCAATTCGGGTGCAGAAGCGCTGGAATGCGCCATCAAGACCGCGCGCCGCTATCATTTCGCCAGGGGGAACCCGGAAAAATTCCATGTCATCACCTTCGAGGGCGCCTTCCATGGCCGCACGATCGCGACGATCGCGGCCGGTGGCCAACAGAAGTACATCGAGGGTTTCGGACCAAAGGCACCTGGCTTCTACCAGGTTCCCTTCGGCGACATCGCCGCGGTCAAGGATGCGATCAATGACGAGACGGCGGCGATCCTGATCGAGCCGATCCAGGGCGAGGGCGGCGTTCGCCCGGTGAGCAAGGAGTTCCTGCAGGAGTTGCGGGCGCTTTGCGACGAGTTCGGCCTGCTGTTGATCCTCGATGAGGTCCAGACCGGCATTGGCCGGACCGGCAAGCTTTTCGCCCATGAATGGGCCGGCATCCGGCCGGATATCATGGCGGTCGCCAAGGGCATCGGCGGCGGCTTTCCGCTGGGCGCATGCGTGGCGACTGAAGAAGCGGCAGCCGGCATGGTCACGGGCACGCATGGCTCGACCTATGG
Proteins encoded:
- a CDS encoding aspartate aminotransferase family protein, with product MAATTPLYDTYMRAPLRFERGEGVWLIAEDGSRYLDFAAGVAVNALGHAHPHLVEALKSQADKVWHLSNLYEIPGQESLARRLTAVTFADRVFFTNSGAEALECAIKTARRYHFARGNPEKFHVITFEGAFHGRTIATIAAGGQQKYIEGFGPKAPGFYQVPFGDIAAVKDAINDETAAILIEPIQGEGGVRPVSKEFLQELRALCDEFGLLLILDEVQTGIGRTGKLFAHEWAGIRPDIMAVAKGIGGGFPLGACVATEEAAAGMVTGTHGSTYGGNPLAMAVGNAVLDVVLADGFLEQVRDVALVFRQGLASLKDRFPDVIEEIRGDGLLLGIKAKVPSADLLKAIRAEKLLVVPAGENVLRLLPPLITTAAEAREGLARIERAAEAVKSNSGNAAA
- the phoB gene encoding phosphate regulon transcriptional regulator PhoB yields the protein MLPKIAVVEDEEALSVLLRYNLEAEGFDVDTILRGDEAEIRLQERLPDLLILDWMLPGVSGIELCRRLRQRPETERLPIIMLTARGEESERVRGLATGADDYVVKPFSTPELMARVKAMLRRAKPEVLSTLLRCGDIELDRETHRVHRRSREVRLGPTEFRLLEFLMSSPGRVFSRSQLLDGVWGHDIYVDERTVDVHVGRLRKALNFSNMPDVIRTVRGAGYSLES
- a CDS encoding substrate-binding domain-containing protein; this translates as MKALKLTVAALVASAAFAGAAAARDQIQVAGSSTVLPYAKIVAESFGEAFPDFKTPVVESGGSGAGLKEFCKGVGEDTIDIANSSRKIKDSEIEACKAAGVTEIQEVKIGYDGIVFATDAGNADLALKPEHLYKALAAEVVVDGKLVANPYKKWSEIDASLPDAEIAAYIPGQKHGTREVFEEKILNEGCKESGAQDVIKAAVSDAKEQLAKCVAVRKDGMAVDIDGDYTETLARIASNKTGIGVFGLSFYENNADKLKVATVNGVVPSTETIASGEYPVSRPLFFYVKKAHMGVVPGLKEYVEFFIDDQMIGPDSPLAEYGLVSAPDAEREEIRKSFEAGNML
- a CDS encoding GcrA family cell cycle regulator gives rise to the protein MNWTDERVEKLKKLWSEGLSASQIAAQLGGVSRNAVIGKVHRLSLPGRAKAGGTTTAARPKRTTSAPRAPNYAARVATRTVTRTAGATVLKEEVEVDLVADQDIELAPNVVIPMSRRLGLTELTERTCKWPIGDPLKEEFHFCGNDSPESSPYCSYHTRLAYQPSAERRRMR
- the pstC gene encoding phosphate ABC transporter permease subunit PstC, whose protein sequence is MSTSLLLLLIVLIGFIAYFAGRARSLARSGGKLSNLHSLPGYHGSYVAIWAMLPAVLVLAAWLVASPIYVDASVRSALPDSVQSQGEANTQLALGQVKSVAVGLSRLSPAELTAVENGSANLREALAAKGVPLAGEGEPYMIEAAQQFNEMRYYSRWLMSAVVVLIAVAGALYAIRNVSTRFRARNQVERVMLGGLVVASSIAILTTIGIVGSMLSEAGRFFSMVSPVEFFFGTVWDPRFAAAGNSGASGQFGLLPLLAGTLYIAFVAMLFAVPIGLFAAIYMAEYASPRLRSTAKPLLEVLAGIPTIVYGFFALVTVGPFLRDISAQLSGLITGSYQNFIQAQSVITAGIVMGIMLIPFVSSLSDDIITQVPRALRDGSLGLGATRSETVKKVILPAALPGIVGALLLTASRAVGETMIVVLAAGVAARMQFSPFEPMTTVTVKIVNQLTGDLEFTSPQTLVAFALGITLFVITLCLNIYALYIVRKYREQYE
- the phoR gene encoding phosphate regulon sensor histidine kinase PhoR, whose product is MSHEDVVLDDAKVFWRTLLPKLKAERWVLGLSVLIAVLATLAGIHILAVLPFWIVLAAALLNRSVPSVPPAPVRVVAAEKGSDPLVPALNALDMPVLVVAADETVVFQNSAAEKAFGMIPPNSDLSARVRSPGILDMVRETIATGKINQIEHTERLPSDAVYVVRVAPAEIGTDASSRRIFLLTYRDISQARRIDRMRSDFVANASHELRTPLASLRGFIETLQGPARNDPKAQEKFFVIMHEQVTRMSRLVDDLLSLSRLELKSHLAPEDRIDLAPLLGHVRDSLLPLATELDVAISLDVPDAPVFVRGDRDELIEVFENLIENGCKYGQEGKKVEVRLVAGEGEQAEVTVTDHGPGIPAEHVPRITERFYRVNVEASRSKKGTGLGLAIVKHILTRHRARLLVHSEVGKGTIFTVRF
- the ppk2 gene encoding polyphosphate kinase 2, whose product is MAAETAAAEAKPGSRAVELRIGGKTRVFDIDNPELPKWIDDEAFSSDDYPYKKKLEEDEYEETLTKLQIELVKVQFWMQATGKRVMALFEGRDAAGKGGAIHATMAYMNPRSARIVALTKPTETERGQWYFQRYVATFPTAGEFVLFDRSWYNRAGVEPVMGFCTPEQYEHFLKQAPRFEKMIAHDGIHLFKFWINIGREMQLKRFHDRRHDPLKIWKLSPMDIAALNKWDDYTEKRDRMLKETHTDHAPWTVIRGNDKRRARINLIRHILKNLDYDGKDKAAIGEVDDKIVGSGPGFLK
- the pstA gene encoding phosphate ABC transporter permease PstA, with the translated sequence MTELATSTVRVSTRPAETRRDIGIKRRYAAERRFRAYGITAITLGLLFLAILISTVVSNGYTAFLQTTITLPIEFSENVIDPKNERATDPKALMTANYPLLVRNALVKQLGLDPTKRPLLKQATDMISPSARMQLRNMVVADPSLIGKTVPVTLLAEANIDSAFKGQIDLSVDEGRRKVKDQQVAWMNQLADAGVLKKSFNTGIFTFGASSRPEAAGVGVALVGSLYMMLIVLVLALPIGVAASIYLEEFAPKNRLTDLIEVNINNLAAVPSIVYGLLGLAVFVNFAGMPRSAALVGGFVLTLMTLPTIIIATRAALKAVPPSIRSAALGLGASRMQTIFHHVLPLAMPGILTGTIIGLAHALGETAPLLLIGMVAFVVDYPGSPLEPSTALPVQIYMWANEPERAFVERTSGAIIILLIFLVIMNLGAILLRRRFERRW
- the phoU gene encoding phosphate signaling complex protein PhoU, coding for MSPTHITSAFDDELKYLTRRVSEMGGLAEQMVADSVRALVNSDLALAQKVISDDAILDDAERQIGDKAIVTIAKRQPMASDLREIMGSIRIAADLERVGDLGKNTAKRVIAVAGSGIPRKLARGLEHLAELALVQLKEVLDVYASRSPEKANSIRERDEEIDAIYTSLFRELLTYMMEDPRNITPCTHLLFCAKNIERIGDHATNIAETIYYMATGAQPQGERPKDDTTSTLGSVTD
- the pstB gene encoding phosphate ABC transporter ATP-binding protein PstB, with translation MNMMSEAAVEKVLDLKMNTVPYKMIGKDVSVYYGEKRALFDVNLNIRENTVTALIGPSGCGKSTFLRTLNRMNDTIENCRVTGKITLDEDDIYDPSIDVVELRARVGMVFQKPNPFPKSIYENVVYGPRIHGLARTKAEFDEIVETSLQRAGLFNEVKDRLHEPGTGLSGGQQQRLCIARAVAVSPEVILMDEPCSALDPIATAKVEELIHELRANFTIVIVTHSMQQAARVSQRTAMFHLGNLVEENDTDKMFTNPDDQRTQDYIMGRFG